The DNA sequence CACGCGGGCGGACGCCCGCCGCGTCGGGTTCCTGCTGATCGGCTTCCAGGCGAGCGTCGCACTCGTCTTCGTCGGCGTCCTGACCGCTTTCTGGTACTTCCAGGTCAGCCAGCACGAGCGCTTCCTGCTCCGCTCGGAGAACAACTACCAGCGGCAGCTCGACCTGCGGGCGCCGCGGGGCGTCATTCTGGACCGCGACGGCCGGGTCCTGGTGGAGAACCGCGATACGTCGAACATCTCCCTGATCCGTGACCAGGCGGAGCAGATCGACGAGTCGATAGCGACGCTCTCGCGGGTCACCGGGGTCGACGTCCAGGCGGTGCGGGATACGCTGGAACGCCATCGGAACGTCCCTTCGTCACGACCGGTCGCCGTCGTGCAGAATGCGTCGCTCGCCCAGATTGCGTCGGTCGCGGCGCGCCGTCTGGAGCTGCCGGGAGTCGTGGTGGAGCAGACGCCGAACCGCTACTACCCGGCCGCCGATCTGGCCGCCCATTCCTTCGGCTACGTCGGAGAAATCACCGAAGGGCAGCTCGATCAGGAGCAGTTCGCCGGGCTCCGGAGCGGCGACATCATCGGCCATGCCGGGGTCGAGCGCACCTACAACCACCTGTTGATGGGGACGGACGGCCAACGCCACATCGTCGTCGACAACATCGGCCGGGAGTTCGAGGTCGTCAGGGAGACGCTCCCGGTCGAAGGTCATCAGTTGCGGCTCACCATCGACTACGACCTGCAGAAGGCGGCGGAAGACGCCTTCCGGGCGGCCGGCTTCAACGGGGCGGCGGTGATGCTCGATCCGTGGAGCGGCGACGTTCTCGCGCTGGTCAGCCTGCCGGCCTACGACCCGAACGCCTTCGCCAACGGCATCGACGGCGCCGCCTGGACGGCGCTCAACCGCGACCGGTTGAAGCCGCTGCAGAACCGCGCCCTGCAGGGCCGCTACTCGCCCGGATCGACGTTCAAGATCGCGATGGCCGTCGCGGCCCTCGAGGAAGGGGTGATCGACCCCGACTTCAAGGTTGCCTGCCACGGCGGCGGTACGTTCTACGGCCGGTTCTATCGCTGCCACGCGACGCATGGCGTGGTCGGGATGGAGGAGGCCCTCGAGAAGTCGTGCAACACGTACTTCTACACGCTGGGCCAGCAGCTCGACGTCGATCAGATTCACAAGTGGTCGACCGCGCTCGGCCTCGGCGAGCTGAGCGGGATCGACCTGCCGTACGAGGTCCAGGGCCTGGTCCCGTCGCGCGCCTGGAAGCAGGAGGCGACCGGCGAGCGCTGGTATCCGGGCGAGACCATCTCGGTCGCGATCGGTCAGGGGCAGGTGTCGGTGACGCCGATGTCGCTGGCGGTGATGATGGCGACGGTGGCGAACGGCGGCCAGCGGGTCACGCCGCGGCTGCTCGACGCCTGGAACGACGGCAGCGGCTGGCAGAGAGCGTCCAATCCGTCGATGGCGTCGATCGTGCGGATGTCGCCGCAGACCATCGAGACGCTCCGGACCGGCCTCTGGAACGTCGTCAACCGGGAGGGGACGGGCCGGCGCGGCCGGATCCGCGGGCGTGACGTCATCGGGAAGACCGGCACCGCGCAGGTCATCTCACTCGACGGCCTGGAAGCGGCGGGGGAGACCGATCGCGATCTGCGCGACCACGGCTGGTTCGTCTTCGCCGCGCCGCGGGACGTCCCGCGTGTGGCCGGCGTGGTCTTCGCCGAGCATTCCGAACATGGCTATCTGGCCGCGCCCATCGCCCGCCACCTGATGGAGACCTACTTCGCCAAGGCGGAGGGTGAACCCTTGCCGGTGCTCCCGCCGCCCGCGCCGCCGGCGCGGCCCGCCGTCGGGCCGGACCGGGCGGACGTCCCGGCGGGCGGATCGCCGGCCGAACCGCCCGCGCTGCCGGGCGGAGAACCGGTGGCGGCGGGAGACCTGGTCGGGGCGGGAGGTGATCCGTGATCGTCGACCGCCGGCTCCTGGCGCATTTCGACTGGCCGCTCCTCACGGCGCTCGGCCTCCTGAGCCTGCTCGGCCTCCTGATGATTTACAGCGCCACCTACGATCCCGCGACCGGCCAGGCGGGACCGCAGGTCCTGCGGCAGCTCGTCGCGCTGGTGATCGGCTTCGCCGCGCTCGCCGCCTGCCTGGCGTTCGACTACCGGGCGCTCATCGAACGGTCGGCGCTGCTATACGGCGGCCTGCTGGCGGCGCTGGCGCTGACGCTCGTCGCCGGCGTCGAGCAGGGCGGCGCGCAGCGATGGCTCAACCTCGGGGTCGCCACGATTCAGCCGTCGGAATTCGCCCGGGTCGTCCTTGCGCTGGTCCTGGCGATGCTGCTGGTCCGCTCGCGCTACCGGCAGCGGACCACCGGCGACTGGGTCCTCGCCTGCGTCGTGGTCGCGATACCCGTGCTCATGATCATGCAGCAGCCCGACCTGGGGACCGCGGCCACCCTGCTGCCGGTCGGACTGGCCATGGCCCTCATGGCGGGCATGCGGTTCCGCGTGCTGGGCGCGCTGGCCGTCGTCGCCATCCTCGCCGCGCCGGTCGTCTGGGCCTACGGCCTCGAGGACTACCAGCGGACGCGCGTCGCCAGCTTCCTGGATCCGGAGCGGGATCCGCGCGGGGCCGGCTACCAGCAGATTCAGGCGCGGATCACGGTCGGCGCGGGGGGGCTGACGGGACGCGGCTTCCTGCAGGGGACGCAGAGCCAGTACAACTTCGTCCCGGCCGCGCACACGGACTTCATCTTCTCCGTCCTCGCGGAGGAGCATGGGTTCCTGGGGGTGGTCTTCGCCCTGGGGCTCTACCTGTTCGTGATCCTCAGGTCGCTGCAGGCGGCCCGAGTTTCGGAAGATCGCCTCGGCGTGCTGCTCGTGGCGGGCATCATGGCGGGATTCACGTTCCAGGTGGTCTACAACGTCACCATGTCGGCGGGCCTGTTGCCGGTGAAGGGGCTCACGCTGCCCCTGCTGAGCTACGGGCGCTCGTCGGTAATCGCAACACTCATCGGGTTCGGGCTCATCCTCAACGTGAGGATGTACCGGTTCTCAAAGTACTGATTCCCAGTACTGATGAAACTATCGACGGCTCGGCGCAACGCGGCGCACGGCGGCGTCAGGAGGGTGAGCGCAGTGGACCTGCGCGCCCGGGACGCCTGCCGGTCGCCGCGGCCGGGCCGCCAGGAGATCGCACTGCATGAACAAGGAGTTGATTGTGTCGTCGTCCGGCCGGGAAGTGGCCGCGGCGATTCTGGAGAATGATCAGGTTGCCGAGATCTACATCGAGCGGGAAAGCCAGCGCGGCGTCGCCGGCAACATCTACAAGGGGCGCGTCCGCAAGGTCCTCCCCGGGATGCAGTCGGCGTTCGTAGATATCGGCCTCGAACGTGACGCCTTTCTCTACGTCTCGGACGTCCTGGACACGATCGAGGAGTTCGAACGGCTCGAGTCGGGCGACAGCGACGACGATCCCCCCGCCGGCGACGGCGCTGGCGCCGATGACGCCAGCGGCAACGGCAGCAACGGCGGTAGCGGCGGCAACGCCAACCGGGGCAACGGCGGCAAGGCCAAGCCGACCGGCCGCGTCCGCGCCACCGGCCAGAACAGCGCCGACCAGAAGATCGAGAACCTCCTGAAGGGAGGTCAGGAAGTGCTGGTGCAGGTGGTGAAGGAGCCACTCGGCACCAAGGGCGCGCGCGTCACCTCGCACGTCAGCGTCCCGGGGCGCTTTCTCGTCTTCATGCCGGCCGCCGATTCCGTGGGCGTCTCGCGCAAGATCGACTCGCGCGAGGAGCGCCGGCGGCTGCGCGGCATCATCAAGTCGTTCCGGGAGGAGAACGGGTTCCCGGGCGGCATCATCATCCGGACCGCCGCGGCCCGGCGCTCCACCGAGGACATCGAGGGCGACCTGCGCTACTTCAACGAGCTGTGGACCGAGATGCGCGAGCAGATGGACTCCAGGCGCGCTCCCGCGGTGCTGCACCGCGAGGAGAACCTGGTGGCGAAGCTGCTGCGCGACCACCTAACGGACGACTACTCGGCGATCCGGATCGACGACACGCGCGAGCACGATCGCGCGCGCGGGCTGGTCGAACGGTTCATGCCGTCGCTCGCGCCGCGGCTCCAGCACTACACGAAGACGTTTCCCATCTTCGAGGAGTACGGCGTTCAGTCGGAGATCGACAAGGCGCTTCGAAGCAAGGTGTGGCTGAAGTCGGGCGGCTACATCGTGATCAACCAGACCGAGGCGCTGGTCGCCATCGACGTCAACACCGGCCGCTACGTCGGAAAGAAGAGCAGTGGTCTCGAGGAGACGATCGTTAAGACCAACCTGGAGGCGGCGGCCGAGATCGTCAGACAGATCCGGCTGCGCGATCTCGGCGGGATCATCGTCCTCGACTTCATCGACATGGACGACCGGAAGAACCGCCTGAAGGTGGCCCAGGCGTTCGAGCAGGAGATGCGGCGCGACCGCGCGCCGTCGAAGACCGCGCACGTCTCGGACTTCGGCCTGATCATCGTCACGCGCAAGCGCGTCCGGCAGAGCCTGGAACGGCAACTGACCGATCCCTGCCCGTACTGCTCCGGCAGCGGCGTCATCAAGTCCACGTCAACGATCTGCCACGAGATCTTGGCGGAGATGCAGAAGGCGGGCCCCGACCTGCACGGCCGGCCGGTTCAGCTACGGGTCAACCCGGACATCGCCCGGATCCTCCGCAAGGAGGAGCAGGGCGTCCGGCGCGACATCGAGAAGCTACTGGGGAGCGCCCTGACCATCGAGGCGGACGACCGGCTGCATCACGAGCAGTTCGACGTCATGGCCTGGTAGCGCGGGATCAGCGGCTGGGCGTCTTGCGCCAGATCTCGTGGATGGCGTCGGCGTTGATCAGCTTGGTCGCATAGGCGATCTGGCCGACGTGCAGCGCGTAGTGGCTCACCTGCAGCGTGATCACCTCGGCCAGGGTCATCGGCTCCGGCGTTTCCTCCGTCACCTCCAGCAGCCGCCCCGGATCGAACCCCCGGAGCGCGGCGTCCGCTTCCTCGATGGCCTGGTCCAGGTTGGCCCGCAGCAGGGCGGCCGGCAGCTCGCGGCGCTCCGCGAACTCGGTGCGGCGGTCGCGGACGAAATCGCTCCCGCCGATGATGCGGCCGATGTAAAAGCGGGTGGATCCGGTGCAGTGGAGCACCAGGTTGCCGATCGCGTTCGACTTCTCGTTCGGGCGCCACCAGATCTGTTCCGGCCGGAGCGCGCCGATACACGCGCGCACCTGCCCCGTCAGGTGGACGCAGAGCCGCGAGCGCGCGATGTCGACGAAGGCGGCGTCGGCGGAGGTGGCGGGATCGGTCATGGCGTGATCCTAGCAGCCCGTGGTGAAGCCCTGCGTGGCACCGCGAGCGGCGAGGCGCCCGGCTGACAAGGCTAACTGCGGCGCTGCGCCGTGGGGTAGGCTTCCCCGGATGCGCACCGCTTCCGAAGGGCCGAGAGGATGACGGCGGCGGGGAGGCTGCGCCTCGGCGCCGGCTTCGGGGCGGCGGTCCTGGCCCTGGCCGCGTTCGCGCTGGCATCGTCCCTGCCGGGGCCGGTGCGCGCGCTGATGGGGATCGCCGCGTTCATCCTGACCGCGGTCGCCTGCTCGGCGAACGCCGCGGCCATCCGGTGGCGGACCGTCGCGTGGGGCATCGGCCTGCAACTGGCCCTCGGGATCTTCATCCTGAGGTTCAGCATCGGCGGCGTCCGGCCGGGCTACGCGGCCTTCTCGGCCATCGCGGATGTCGCGACCGCGTTCATGGGCTTCACCAGCGCCGGGTCGGAGTTCGTCTTCGGCGTGCTGGCCGATCCCGCCGCGATGGAGCAGGTCTTCCCGACCGGCCTGGTGCTGGCGTTCGCCGCCCTGCCGATCATCATCTTCGCGTCGTCGGTCTTCACCGTCCTCTACTACCTCGGCATCCTGCAGGTGGCGGTCAGCCTGATGGCCCGCGCGATGATGCCGCTGATGCGCACGAGCGGCGCGGAGTCGCTCTCGGCCGCCGCGAACGTCTTCCTCGGGCAGACGGAGGCGCCCATCGTGGTCCGCCCGTACATCCCCGCCATGACGCAATCCGAGCTGCTCGCCCTCATGACGGGCGGGCTCGCGACCATCGCCGGCAGCGTCTTCGCGATCTACGTCAGCCTGGGCGCGGATCCGGTGGCGATGCTCACCGGGAGCGTGATGGCGGCGCCCTGCGGCCTCTACCTCGCGAAGATCCTGCTGCCCGAGACCGACCAGCCGGCGACGGCGGGCCGGGCCGTGATCAGCCGCGAGCGGCAGCACGTGAACCTCGTCGACGCCGCCGCGTCGGGCGCGGCCAGCGGCATGCAGCTCGCCTTCAACGTCGCGGCGATGCTGATCGCCTTCCTCGCGTTCATCGCGATGATCGACGCCATGCTCGGCTTCGTCCGGCCCGGCCTGTCGATGGCCGGGATCTTCGCTTTCCTCTTCGCGCCGGTCGCCGCCCTCCTCGGCGTGCCGCCGGCCGACATCCCGGCCGTGGCGGATCTCCTCGGCACGAAGCTCGTGACCAACGAATTCGTCGCCTACGTCAAGATGGGCGGCGAGTACGCGACGACCCTGAGCGACCGCGGGCGGACGCTGGTGACCTTCGCGCTGACCGGCTTCGCCAACTTCGGCTCCATCGGGATCGTCCTCGGCGGCATCGGCAGCATGGCGCCCGACCGGCGCGTCGACCTCGCGCGGCTGAGCGGCCGCGCCCTGCTCGCCGGGTTCACCGCCACGATGATCAACGCCTGCGTCGCCGCCCTGCTGCTGTAGGCTGATCAGCACGATGTTGCCAACCGTCGAATGGAAGGACGACCACGTCGTGATGGTCGATCAGCGGAAGCTGCCGGCCCACGAGGTCTACGTCGAGCTGAAGACGGCGCGCGAGGTGGCGCGCGCCATCGAGCGCATGGTGATCCGCGGCGCCCCCGCCATCGGCGTCGCGGCGGCGATGGGGCTGGCCCTCGGCGTCGTGAAGTCCCGCGCCACGGGAAGCGCGACCCTCGCCGGCGAGTTCTACCGGCAGTGCGAGATGATGGCCGGCACCCGTCCGACCGCCGTCAACCTGTTCTGGGCCATCGACCGGATGAAGCGCGTCTTCTCGGAGGCGGCGCGGGCGGGCCGGTCGCCGGCCGAGATCCGCGCCATCATCGTCGCCGAGGCGCGGGCGATCCACGACGAGGACGTGGACTGCTGCCGGACGCTGGGCCGCCACGGCGCGGCGGTGGTGCCCGACGGCGGGCAGGTCCTGACGCACTGCAACGCGGGCGCGCTGGCGACCGGCGGCTACGGCACCGCACTCGGCGTGGTCCGGGCGGCGGTCGAGGCGGGCAAGCGCATTGCCGTCTACGCCGACGAGACCCGGCCGTTCCTTCAGGGGGCGCGGCTCACGGCGTGGGAGCTGCTGCGCGACGGGATCGACACCACCGTCATTACGGACGGCATGGCGGGGCCGCTGTTGCGGAGCGGGAAGGTGGACGTCGTGGTCGTCGGGGCGGACCGGATTGCGGCGAACGGCGACGTCGCGAACAAGATCGGCACCTACACCGTCGCCGTCCTCGCGCGCGAACATGGCGTGCCGTTCTACGTCGCGGCGCCGACGTCGACCGTCGATCTCGCGACGCCGGACGGCTCCGCGATTCCCATCGAGGAACGGAACGAGCGCGAAGTGACCCACGTCGGGTCGTCGCGCGTCGCCCCGGAGGGCGCGGGGGTGTGGAACCCCGCGTTCGACGTGACGCCGCACGCCCTCGTGGCGGGCATCATCACCGAGCAGGGAGTCTGCCGGCCGCCCTACGGCGAGAGCCTGCGCGCCGCGTGCGAGGCCGTCTGACGCACATGCAACTACTGGCCATCGAGACGTCGTGCGACGAAACGGCCGCCGCCGTGGTGGCCGACTCCGGCGATCCCGCCCGGCCGTGGGACGTGCGCTCGAACATCGTGGCGTCGCAGGTGGAGATTCACCGCGCGTGGGGCGGCGTGGTCCCGGAGCTCGCGTCGCGCCAGCACGTGCGCGACATCTGCGGCGTCGTCGACCGCGCGCTGGAAGAGGCGGACACCGGCTGGGACGGTCTTGACGCCATCGCCGTGACGCAGGGACCGGGGCTGGTCGGCTCGCTGCTCGTGGGCGTCGCTTTCGCGAAGGCCGCCGCCGCGTCGCGCGGCCTGCCCCTCGTCGGCGTGCAGCACCTGGCCGGACACATCGAATCGCTCGTCGTCGAGGGCGGCGCGATGCCGCTGCCGGCCGTCGTCCTGGTGGTGTCGGGCGGGCATACCAACCTCTACCTGGTGGCGGGGGAGGCGGCGGACGGAACGCTCGCCTGCCGTCTCATCGGCAAGACCCGCGATGACGCGGCGGGGGAGGCCTACGACAAGGTCGCGTCGCTCCTCGGCCTGTCCTACCCGGGCGGCCCGGTGATCGACAAGCTGTCCCGCACCGCCAACGACCGCGCCGTCGATTTCCCCTACGCGCGCATGACGCACGACGACCGGAACGCTCCCCCGGAGGGCGCCCGTCCCGCCGGCATCGCGGCAACGCGCCGGCTCCGGGAGCTGGAGTTCAGCTTCAGCGGCCTCAAGACATCGGTCAAGCGCCACGTGCAGCGGCGAGTCGCCGAGCAGGAGGGCCGCGACGTCCAGGCGCGCCCCGGCGCGCCGGACGACATGGCGGGCCACGCCGCCGCACAGGGGGCGGCACCGCAGGGCGCCGCCGCGTCGGAAAACAGGCCCGACACCGCCGCCGCGCTCTCCGAAGCGGAAGTGGCGGACATCTGCGCCAGCTTCCAGCGCGTCGTCGTCGACACGCTGCTCGATCGGACGTTTCTCGCGGCGCGGCGCTATGGCGCGCGCAGCGTCGGCATCTCGGGAGGCGTCTCCGCCAACTCGCGCCTGCGCGCGGACGCCACGACGCGCGCCGAGCAGGCCGAGCTGCCGCTCTTTCTCCCGTCCATGGCGCTGGCCACCGACAACGCCGCCATGATCGGCGCGGCCGGCCTCCGCCTCCTCCACGCCGGCATCACCGCGCCACTCGACCTCAACGCCAGGGCGTCGCTGCCGCTCTGATACGCTTCGCGCATGAGCTGGCTGGGACAAACACACTGGCGCATCCTCGTTGCGCTCGGGCTTGGGCTCGTCTGGGGCGTCGTCGCCACGTTCGTCGGGCTCAGCGGTTTCACCCGCGACTGGATCACGCCCTTCGGCACCATCTTCCTGCGCCTGCTGCTCCTGATCGCGGTCCCGCTGGTGCTGGCGTCGCTCGTCACCGGCGTCGCGTCGCTCGCCAACCTCCAGAAGCTGTCACGCATCGGCGGCAAGACGATTGCCATCTACCTCGGGACGACCCTCATCGCCCTGGTGATCGGCCTCGTCGTCGTCAATGTCGTCGAACCGGGCGCGTCGATTCCGGAGAGCCTGCGCCTTAGCCTCCAGGAGGAATACCAGGGCGACGTCGAGCAGCGCCAGGAGACGGCCGACCAGATGGAGCGGGGGCCGCTCCAGCCGCTGGTCGACATGGTCCCCGACAACATCTTCAACGCCGCGTCGAACAACCGCGCGATGCTGAGCGTGGTCTTCACGGCCCTGCTCCTCGGCGTGGCCCTGATGCTGCTGCCGCGCGAACAGGCGCAGCCGTTGCTGTCGCTGTTCGAGTCCGTGAACGCGGCGATCATCAAGATCGTCGAGCTCATCCTGATCGTGGCGCCGGTCGGCGTCTTCTCGCTCATCGCCGGCACCATCACGTCGGTGGCGGGCGACAACCCGGCCGACGTGGCCCAACTGCTCGGCGCGCTCGGCCTCTACTGCGTCTGCGTGCTCGTCGGCCTCGCGATCCACGCGTTCCTGACCTATCCCATCCTGTTGCGGACCCTGACGCCGATTACGCCGTTCCGCTTCCTGCGCGGCGCCGCCCCGGCCCAACTGGTCGCGTTCTCCACGTCGTCGAGCGCGGCGACCCTGCCCGTCTCGATGGAGACGGCGGAGCACAATCTGGGCGTCTCGGAGGAAGTCGGATCGTTCGTGCTGCCGCTCGGCGCCACCATCAACATGGACGGCACTGCCGTCTACATGTCGGTGGCGGCGGTCTTCATCGCGCAGACCCTCGGCATCCCGCTCGATCTGGCGGCGCAGGCGACCATCGTCTTCACGGCCATGCTCGCGTCGATCGGCACCGCGGCGGTGCCCAGCGCGGGGATCGTCATGCTGGTGATCGTCCTCGAGGCGATCGGCGTGCCGGTGGCCGGCATCGCGCTCATCTTCGGCGTCGACCGCATCCTCGACATGTGCCGGACGATGACCAACGTGACGGGCGACATCACGGTGTCCGCCGTGGTCGCGGCGAGCGAGGGGCAGTTGACGGCGACGTCGATGAACGGCCTGTCGGGGGCGGCGGCCGGGGCCGCGGCAGGGTCCGGCTCATGACGCCGACCCGCGACGACGCCTGGGCCTTGCTGACCGAATACACCCAGGGCGACAGACTCCGGAAGCATGCGCTGGCCGTCGAGGCGGCGATGCGCGGCTACGCGCGCCAGTTCGGAGAGGACGAGGAGGCGTGGGGCATCGTCGGCCTCGTCCACGACTTCGACTACGAGCGGTGGCCGGACGCGGCGGATCACCCGTTCCGCGGCCGCGACATCCTGCGCGAGCGCGGCTGGCCCGAATACATGATCCGCGCCATCCTCTCGCATGCCGACTACAGCGGCGTGCCGCGCGAATCGCGGCTGGAGCACACGCTGTTCGCCTGCGACGAGCTGGCCGGATTCATCACCGCGGCGGCGCTCGTCCGGCCGACGAAGAGCGTCCTCGACCTCCAGACCAAGTCGGTCAAGAAGCGGATGAAGGACAAGGCGTTCGCCCGCGCCGTCAGCCGCGACGACCTCCGGCAGGGGGCGGAAGAGCTGGATCTGCCGCTCGACGAGCACATCACGAACGTCATCGGCTTCATGCGCGAGGTGGCGGGCGATCTCGGCCTGCGGGGAACCGCCTGAGAGGGTATTTTCTTCTTATTAAACCCAAAGCCAATTCCCATCACTATGTAGGGCTGTTTCAGACGCCCATATAGCAGCATTGGCGCCTATCTATTAATAGCGGTCCGGGAGGGCGAGCGATGACGGTTACAACCAGACGTGCGGTGAGGCGTGCGGCAGGCCCGACGGTGGCGGCCTTCGTGGCGGCGGCCATGGCCGGGATGGCCGCGCAGGAGCGCGAGTTCGTGCCGGTCACGGACGCGATCCTGGAGAACCCGGCGCCCGGCGACTGGCTCACATGGCGGCGGACGGTTAACGGCTGGGGCTACAGCCCCCTCGATCAGATCGACCGCAGCAACGTCGGCGGCCTGCGCATGGTCTGGACCCGCGCCCTCGCGCCGGGACGGTCCGAGGGAACGCCGCTCGCCTACGGCGGCGTCCTCTACATGCCGCAGTCGAGCGACGTGATCGAGGCGATCGACGCGGTGACCGGCGACCTCATCTGGAGCCACCGCCGCGACCTCCCGGAGGACGTGTACACGTTCGTCGGCGGCAATTCCGCCAACAACCGCAACATCTCCATCTACGACCGGTTCATCGTCAACACGAGCGACGACTCGTACATCTTCGGCCTCGACGTCGAAACCGGCGAGATCGCCTGGGAGACGCAGATCTTCGACTACCAGGAGACTCCCGCCGGACACAGTTCCGGGCCGATCATCGCCGACGGCAAGGCGATCTCGGGGCGGAGCTGCCGCCCGGCCGGCGGCCCCGAGACCTGCGTCATCATCGCCCACGACGCGCGGACCGGCGAGGAAGTCTGGCGCCGGCGCACGATCCCGGCGCCGGGCGAGCCGGGCGACGAGACCTGGGGCAGCGTCCCGTTCGAGCAGCGCGTGCACGTCGGCGCCTGGATGCCGGCGAGCTACGACCCGGAGCTGCGGCTCATCTACCAGGGGACGTCGGTCACCTCCCCGGCCCCGAAGTTCATGCTGGGGGGCATCGAGAACACGCACCTCTACCACAACTCGACCCTCGCCCTCGACGTCGACACGGGCGAGATCCGCTGGCACTACCAGCACCTGAACGACCACTGGGATCTCGACCACCCCTTCGAGCGCATCCTCCTCGACACCGCGGTCACGCCCGACCCCGCCGAGGTCGCCTGGATCAACCCGCGCATCCAGCCGGGCGAGATGCGGAAGGTGATGACCGGCGTGCCGGGGAAGACCGGCCTCGTCTACACCCTCGACCGCGAGACGGGCGAGTTCCTCTGGGCAAAGCCGACCGTCCCGCAGAACGTCATCAGCGGCATCGACCCGGCGACTGGCGTGGTCACCGAGAACGCCGAGGTGACGTTCACCGCCGAGGGGCAGCAGGTGCTCGCCTGTCCCAACATGCACGGCGGGAAGGACTGGGAGGCGGGCGCCTACAGCCCCCTCACCAACACCATGTACATGCCGCTCCGCAACATGTGCCAGCGGCTGCTCGCCACCACCTCGCCCGACGCGTCACACCGAATCTACGCCCTCGCAGTCCGGCACGAGCTGGCCCCCAACATGGACCAGCTCGGTTCCGTCTACGCCATCAACGCCGAGACCGGCAAGACCACCTGGCTGCACCAGCAGCGTGCCGCGACCCTATCGCTCGTCGCCACCGGCGGCGGTCTCGTCTTCGGCGGCGACGCGGCGGGACGCTTCCACGCGTTCGATCAAGAGACCGGCGAAATCCTCTGGGAGATCAACCTCGGTTCCCCCGTCTCCGGCTTCCCGATCAGCTTCGCCGTCGACGGCCGGCAATACATTGCCGTCAGCACTGGCCGGGCGGCCACGACGGCCAGTTTTCTGGAATTGACGCCGGAGTTGCGGCCGAGCATTGGGAACAACTTATTCGTGTTTGCGTTACCTTAGCCCCAAAGTTAGCTGACTCTTCGGCATCTCGCAGACAGGCTAGCGGTACGCCTTGCAAGGTGAGAAATGAACGAGGTCGATCGAATTCGACAACTGATCTGGACCGCCTTGGTCGAGCCGGCGATCCAGCGCGGGCAATCTCAAGTCATGTTCGACTGGCAAACTGTCGTCGATCACGTCAGGGCGGCCGGGATTCGCGGGAATCAGGCGAACATCCAGAACGCGCTGGAGTCGTGGGACGACCGGCGGATCAGTGTGCGGTGGATGGGGCAGCGGCGCGGGAGAGATAAGCGCCTTGCCTACGTGATTGATGTCGCCGATTGATCGCGTGCACTAGGGTATCGGTGGGCTCTTTGGTGTACACAACAACCCCGTCGCCGCCGACAACTGACAACGCGCCCAGAAACTCGTCGTCGGAGATGTCGGCTAGAGCTAGACAACGGTAACGGCGGTCGCGGTCGAATCAAGAACGATTCGCGCCATGCTAGACAACCAAGCTTCACTACATCGACGACCTAACCGAGCAGCTTCGTCGGTCTGGCAAGTCTAAGGTCGACCCGTTCAAGTACGGTACATCTTGGTATGCGTTACGAAATGGGCGGGACTGCGTCGTCAAGGGTAGCTCAGGTTCCTACCGTGGCAGTCGTCACGTCGGTCTCCATTCGGGGTGCTCCAATCCACTGGTTCCGGACTTCCGCGAACTCGTCAT is a window from the Acidobacteriota bacterium genome containing:
- the tsaD gene encoding tRNA (adenosine(37)-N6)-threonylcarbamoyltransferase complex transferase subunit TsaD — translated: MQLLAIETSCDETAAAVVADSGDPARPWDVRSNIVASQVEIHRAWGGVVPELASRQHVRDICGVVDRALEEADTGWDGLDAIAVTQGPGLVGSLLVGVAFAKAAAASRGLPLVGVQHLAGHIESLVVEGGAMPLPAVVLVVSGGHTNLYLVAGEAADGTLACRLIGKTRDDAAGEAYDKVASLLGLSYPGGPVIDKLSRTANDRAVDFPYARMTHDDRNAPPEGARPAGIAATRRLRELEFSFSGLKTSVKRHVQRRVAEQEGRDVQARPGAPDDMAGHAAAQGAAPQGAAASENRPDTAAALSEAEVADICASFQRVVVDTLLDRTFLAARRYGARSVGISGGVSANSRLRADATTRAEQAELPLFLPSMALATDNAAMIGAAGLRLLHAGITAPLDLNARASLPL
- the mtnA gene encoding S-methyl-5-thioribose-1-phosphate isomerase — protein: MLPTVEWKDDHVVMVDQRKLPAHEVYVELKTAREVARAIERMVIRGAPAIGVAAAMGLALGVVKSRATGSATLAGEFYRQCEMMAGTRPTAVNLFWAIDRMKRVFSEAARAGRSPAEIRAIIVAEARAIHDEDVDCCRTLGRHGAAVVPDGGQVLTHCNAGALATGGYGTALGVVRAAVEAGKRIAVYADETRPFLQGARLTAWELLRDGIDTTVITDGMAGPLLRSGKVDVVVVGADRIAANGDVANKIGTYTVAVLAREHGVPFYVAAPTSTVDLATPDGSAIPIEERNEREVTHVGSSRVAPEGAGVWNPAFDVTPHALVAGIITEQGVCRPPYGESLRAACEAV
- a CDS encoding PQQ-binding-like beta-propeller repeat protein yields the protein MTVTTRRAVRRAAGPTVAAFVAAAMAGMAAQEREFVPVTDAILENPAPGDWLTWRRTVNGWGYSPLDQIDRSNVGGLRMVWTRALAPGRSEGTPLAYGGVLYMPQSSDVIEAIDAVTGDLIWSHRRDLPEDVYTFVGGNSANNRNISIYDRFIVNTSDDSYIFGLDVETGEIAWETQIFDYQETPAGHSSGPIIADGKAISGRSCRPAGGPETCVIIAHDARTGEEVWRRRTIPAPGEPGDETWGSVPFEQRVHVGAWMPASYDPELRLIYQGTSVTSPAPKFMLGGIENTHLYHNSTLALDVDTGEIRWHYQHLNDHWDLDHPFERILLDTAVTPDPAEVAWINPRIQPGEMRKVMTGVPGKTGLVYTLDRETGEFLWAKPTVPQNVISGIDPATGVVTENAEVTFTAEGQQVLACPNMHGGKDWEAGAYSPLTNTMYMPLRNMCQRLLATTSPDASHRIYALAVRHELAPNMDQLGSVYAINAETGKTTWLHQQRAATLSLVATGGGLVFGGDAAGRFHAFDQETGEILWEINLGSPVSGFPISFAVDGRQYIAVSTGRAATTASFLELTPELRPSIGNNLFVFALP
- a CDS encoding dicarboxylate/amino acid:cation symporter; translated protein: MSWLGQTHWRILVALGLGLVWGVVATFVGLSGFTRDWITPFGTIFLRLLLLIAVPLVLASLVTGVASLANLQKLSRIGGKTIAIYLGTTLIALVIGLVVVNVVEPGASIPESLRLSLQEEYQGDVEQRQETADQMERGPLQPLVDMVPDNIFNAASNNRAMLSVVFTALLLGVALMLLPREQAQPLLSLFESVNAAIIKIVELILIVAPVGVFSLIAGTITSVAGDNPADVAQLLGALGLYCVCVLVGLAIHAFLTYPILLRTLTPITPFRFLRGAAPAQLVAFSTSSSAATLPVSMETAEHNLGVSEEVGSFVLPLGATINMDGTAVYMSVAAVFIAQTLGIPLDLAAQATIVFTAMLASIGTAAVPSAGIVMLVIVLEAIGVPVAGIALIFGVDRILDMCRTMTNVTGDITVSAVVAASEGQLTATSMNGLSGAAAGAAAGSGS
- a CDS encoding HD domain-containing protein, whose translation is MTPTRDDAWALLTEYTQGDRLRKHALAVEAAMRGYARQFGEDEEAWGIVGLVHDFDYERWPDAADHPFRGRDILRERGWPEYMIRAILSHADYSGVPRESRLEHTLFACDELAGFITAAALVRPTKSVLDLQTKSVKKRMKDKAFARAVSRDDLRQGAEELDLPLDEHITNVIGFMREVAGDLGLRGTA